One Spinacia oleracea cultivar Varoflay chromosome 4, BTI_SOV_V1, whole genome shotgun sequence DNA segment encodes these proteins:
- the LOC110805491 gene encoding ferredoxin--nitrite reductase, chloroplastic: protein MASLPVNKIIPSSTTLLSSSNNNRRRNNSSIRCQKAVSPAAETAAVSPSVDAARLEPRVEERDGFWVLKEEFRSGINPAEKVKIEKDPMKLFIEDGISDLATLSMEEVDKSKHNKDDIDVRLKWLGLFHRRKHHYGRFMMRLKLPNGVTTSEQTRYLASVIKKYGKDGCADVTTRQNWQIRGVVLPDVPEIIKGLESVGLTSLQSGMDNVRNPVGNPLAGIDPHEIVDTRPFTNLISQFVTANSRGNLSITNLPRKWNPCVIGSHDLYEHPHINDLAYMPATKNGKFGFNLLVGGFFSIKRCEEAIPLDAWVSAEDVVPVCKAMLEAFRDLGFRGNRQKCRMMWLIDELGMEAFRGEVEKRMPEQVLERASSEELVQKDWERREYLGVHPQKQQGLSFVGLHIPVGRLQADEMEELARIADVYGSGELRLTVEQNIIIPNVENSKIDSLLNEPLLKERYSPEPPILMKGLVACTGSQFCGQAIIETKARALKVTEEVQRLVSVTRPVRMHWTGCPNSCGQVQVADIGFMGCMTRDENGKPCEGADVFVGGRIGSDSHLGDIYKKAVPCKDLVPVVAEILINQFGAVPREREEAE, encoded by the exons ATGGCATCACTTCCAGTCAACAAGATCATACCATCATCAACGACATTACTGTCATCGTCGAACaacaacagaagaagaaataaCTCATCAATTCGATGCCAGAAGGCGGTTTCACCCGCGGCAGAAACGGCTGCAGTGTCGCCGTCTGTGGACGCGGCGAGGCTGGAGCCGAGAGTGGAGGAGAGAGATGGGTTTTGGGTATTGAAGGAGGAATTTAGGAGTGGGATTAACCCAGCTGAGAAAGTTAAGATTGAGAAAGACCCAATGAAGTTGTTTATTGAGGATGGGATTAGTGATCTTGCTACTTTGTCAATGGAGGAAGTTGATAAATCTAAGCATAATAAGGATGATATTGATGTTAGACTCAAGTGGCTTGGACTTTTCCATCGCCGTAAACATCACT ATGGGAGATTCATGATGAGGTTGAAGCTGCCGAATGGGGTAACAACGAGTGAGCAGACACGGTACCTAGCAAGCGTGATCAAGAAGTACGGAAAAGATGGATGTGCGGATGTAACAACAAGGCAAAACTGGCAAATTAGAGGAGTTGTTCTGCCTGATGTGCCAGAGATCATCAAAGGGCTGGAATCCGTTGGTCTTACCAGCTTACAGAGTGGGATGGACAATGTAAGGAACCCTGTAGGTAACCCTCTTGCAGGGATTGACCCTCATGAAATTGTTGACACCCGACCTTTTACCAACCTAATTTCCCAATTTGTCACTGCCAATTCGCGTGGAAACCTTTCTATTACCAATCT GCCAAGGAAGTGGAATCCATGTGTTATTGGGTCCCATGATCTTTATGAGCATCCACACATCAATGACCTTGCTTACATGCCTGCTACAAAGAATGGGAAATTCGGGTTTAATTTGTTGGTTGGAGGATTCTTTAGCATCAAAAGATGTGAAGAGGCAATCCCACTAGACGCTTGGGTCTCAGCAGAAGATGTGGTTCCTGTATGCAAAGCTATGCTTGAAGCTTTCAGGGACCTTGGCTTTAGAGGAAACAGGCAGAAGTGCAGAATGATGTGGCTTATTGATGAGCTT GGTATGGAAGCATTCAGGGGAGAGGTTGAGAAGAGAATGCCTGAGCAAGTTCTAGAAAGAGCATCCTCAGAAGAGCTGGTTCAGAAGGACTGGGAGAGAAGAGAATACTTAGGAGTTCACCCTCAGAAACAACAAGGACTTAGCTTTGTGGGTCTCCACATTCCTGTGGGCCGTCTGCAAGCTGATGAGATGGAAGAGTTAGCCCGTATAGCTGATGTGTATGGATCAGGGGAGCTCCGTCTGACAGTAGAGCAGAACATAATCATCCCAAATGTTGAAAACTCAAAGATAGATTCACTACTAAACGAGCCTCTGTTAAAAGAGCGTTACTCCCCTGAACCACCCATCTTGATGAAGGGGCTTGTGGCCTGTACGGGGAGCCAATTTTGTGGACAAGCCATTATCGAGACCAAGGCTAGGGCACTCAAGGTGACAGAAGAGGTACAACGACTAGTGTCTGTAACACGGCCTGTTAGGATGCATTGGACCGGGTGTCCTAATAGTTGTGGTCAAGTACAAGTGGCTGATATTGGGTTCATGGGTTGCATGACTAGGGATGAGAACGGTAAGCCTTGTGAAGGAGCTGATGTGTTTGTAGGAGGACGTATAGGAAGTGACTCGCATCTAGGAGACATTTacaagaaggcagtcccatgtAAAGATTTGGTGCCTGTTGTTGCTGAGATATTGATCAACCAATTCGGTGCTGTTCCTAGGGAGAGGGAAGAGGCAGAGTAG
- the LOC110805485 gene encoding protein WEAK CHLOROPLAST MOVEMENT UNDER BLUE LIGHT 1 isoform X1, which produces MGTKIEENQQVLMAQDEQLNTESSSENIELSNGIQDNAKSVEDQFLLDLDVVGTGSSVPVAGDSGNFSEGPLNGELDNHLISGYVTSDSVGDPAKDNHASSDGDVVTNVKTAGAAVGNGTPVSPSALTSEYDLNKNLIDTAAPFESVKEAVSKFGGIVDWKAHKVQTVERRKIIEQELTKVQQEIPLYKEQTEMAEKSKIQILKDLENIKRLIEELKLNLERAQTEERQAKQDSELAQLRVEEMEQGIAHEASVAAKQQLEVAKARHDAAILDLKSVKEELQLLQKEHAFLLTEKEDAVKKAEEAVAASKEIEKTVEEFTIELITTKETLESAHAAHLEAEEQRIGAAMAKDQDSLTWDKELKQAEEDLEKLNQQIESAKELKSNLNSASKLLSDLKAELAAYMESKVSQEISNGDNTPAQVNKSHADMQVAVAAAAKELQDVKLNIEKATDEVNCLKVAATSLKTELEKEKLELANLKQREGMASIAVSSLEAELEKIKSEIALVQIKEKEAREKMAELPKQLQHASEEADVAKSAVSSAREELKKATENAEQAKAGANTIESRLLAAQKEMEASKASEELALAAIKALQESESTKTNGNEEDSPNGVTLSVEEYYELSKRAHEAEEQANLKVTAAMSQIEVAKESELKSLSQLEEANKEVEERKEALRIALERAEKAKEGKLGVEQELRNWRAENEQRRKAGELAQNNSPRKSIEEGQELKGIKIEKVVDSSSPPFHYGQGLGLKNVEQIASSKTDSSTSQNSGSPMDNTKSPKGVFGQSNTLKKKRRFLFPRLFMFFSKKKSSPKASS; this is translated from the exons ATGGGTACGAAAATTGAAGAAAATCAACAGGTTTTAATGGCTCAGGACGAACAGCTGAACACAGAATCTTCAAG TGAAAATATTGAATTGTCTAATGGCATACAAGACAACGCAAAATCTGTGGAAGATCAATTTCTGCTAGATTTGGATGTTGTGGGTACCGGGTCCTCGGTACCGGTTGCAGGGGATTCGGGCAATTTTTCGGAGGGTCCATTGAATGGAGAACTAGATAATCACTTGATTTCAG GTTATGTCACTTCAGATTCTGTGGGCGATCCTGCTAAAGACAATCACGCTTCCTCTGATGGAGATGTTGTCACCAATGTCAAGACTGCTGGGGCTGCAGTTGGAAATGGGACTCCTGTTAGTCCCTCTGCCCTTACTTCTGAGTACGATTTGAACAAAAATCTTATAGATACAGCAGCACCATTTGAATCTGTGAAAGAAGCAGTTTCCAAGTTTGGAGGCATCGTTGACTGGAAAGCTCATAAAGTTCAGACTGTGGAG AGGCGCAAAATAATTGAACAAGAACTTACAAAGGTGCAGCAGGAGATTCCCCTGTACAAGGAACAGACTGAGATGGCTGAAAAATCAAAGATCCAGATACTTAAGGACTTGGAAAACATTAAAAGACTTATTGAAGAACTAAAGCTGAACCTGGAAAGAGCACAGACAGAGGAACGTCAGGCAAAACAGGATTCTGAACTTGCCCAACTTAGAGTTGAAGAGATGGAACAAGGGATTGCCCATGAAGCCAGTGTGGCGGCCAAGCAACAGCTTGAGGTAGCTAAAGCCCGACACGATGCTGCAATTCTTGACCTAAAATCTGTCAAGGAAGAACTGCAACTGTTGCAAAAGGAACATGCTTTTTTATTGACTGAGAAAGAAGATGCTGTGAAGAAAGCTGAAGAAGCTGTCGCTGCATCTAAGGAGATTGAGAAGACAGTGGAGGAATTTACCATTGAACTCATTACTACCAAAGAAACTCTAGAGTCTGCACATGCTGCTCATCTGGAGGCAGAGGAACAAAGAATTGGAGCAGCTATGGCCAAAGACCAAGATAGTCTCACTTGGGATAAGGAATTGAAACAGGCAGAAGAGGATCTGGAGAAACTAAACCAGCAAATTGAGTCAGCCAAAGAGCTAAAATCAAATTTGAACTCAGCATCCAAGCTACTTTCTGATTTGAAAGCTGAATTAGCAGCATACATGGAGTCAAAAGTAAGTCAAGAAATTAGCAATGGTGATAATACACCAGCTCAAGTGAACAAATCTCATGCAGATATGCAAGTGGCAGTTGCTGCAGCAGCTAAGGAACTTCAGGATGTAAAGCTCAACATTGAAAAAGCAACTGATGAAGTAAACTGCTTAAAGGTGGCAGCCACATCATTAAAGACAGAGCTTGAGAAGGAAAAGTTGGAACTGGCCAACCTAAAGCAGAGAGAAGGTATGGCTTCGATTGCAGTTTCATCTCTTGAGGCTGAGTTGGAGAAAATCAAGTCAGAAATAGCTTTGGTTCAGATAAAGGAGAAAGAAGCTAGAGAGAAAATGGCAGAGTTGCCTAAGCAATTGCAGCATGCCTCTGAAGAGGCAGATGTGGCAAAATCAGCTGTTAGTTCAGCTCGTGAAGAGTTGAAGAAGGCAACAGAGAATGCAGAGCAAGCTAAAGCTGGAGCTAATACAATAGAGAGCAGATTGCTTGCTGCTCAAAAGGAGATGGAGGCTTCCAAAGCTTCAGAGGAGCTAGCCCTTGCAGCAATCAAGGCTCTCCAAGAGAGTGAATCAACCAAAACTAATGGCAATGAGGAAGACTCACCTAATGGGGTAACACTTTCTGTAGAAGAGTACTACGAATTGAGCAAAAGGGCTCATGAAGCAGAGGAACAAGCCAACTTGAAGGTAACTGCTGCAATGTCTCAAATTGAGGTAGCCAAAGAATCTGAGTTGAAATCTTTGTCCCAATTGGAAGAGGCAAACAAAGAGGTGGAAGAAAGAAAGGAAGCTCTGAGAATCGCTTTGGAGAGAGCTGAAAAGGCTAAGGAAGGGAAATTGGGTGTAGAACAGGAGTTGAGAAACTGGAGAGCTGAGAATGAACAAAGGCGTAAAGCTGGTGAATTAGCCCAAAATAATAGCCCTAGGAAGAGTATTGAGGAAGGACAAGAATTGAAGGGAATTAAAATAGAGAAGGTAGTTGATTCTTCTTCCCCTCCTTTCCATTATGGACAAGGACTTGGTCTGAAGAATGTGGAGCAGATAGCTAGTTCTAAGACTGATAGTAGCACTTCCCAGAACTCAGGAAGTCCCATGGATAACACTAAAAGTCCAAAGGGAGTATTTGGGCAGAGTAACACATTGAAGAAAAAGCGGAGATTTTTGTTTCCAAGGTTATTTATGTTCTTTTCCAAGAAAAAATCATCTCCAAAGGCATCATCATAA
- the LOC110805485 gene encoding protein WEAK CHLOROPLAST MOVEMENT UNDER BLUE LIGHT 1 isoform X2, which yields MGTKIEENQQVLMAQDEQLNTESSSENIELSNGIQDNAKSVEDQFLLDLDVVGTGSSVPVAGDSGNFSEGPLNGELDNHLISDSVGDPAKDNHASSDGDVVTNVKTAGAAVGNGTPVSPSALTSEYDLNKNLIDTAAPFESVKEAVSKFGGIVDWKAHKVQTVERRKIIEQELTKVQQEIPLYKEQTEMAEKSKIQILKDLENIKRLIEELKLNLERAQTEERQAKQDSELAQLRVEEMEQGIAHEASVAAKQQLEVAKARHDAAILDLKSVKEELQLLQKEHAFLLTEKEDAVKKAEEAVAASKEIEKTVEEFTIELITTKETLESAHAAHLEAEEQRIGAAMAKDQDSLTWDKELKQAEEDLEKLNQQIESAKELKSNLNSASKLLSDLKAELAAYMESKVSQEISNGDNTPAQVNKSHADMQVAVAAAAKELQDVKLNIEKATDEVNCLKVAATSLKTELEKEKLELANLKQREGMASIAVSSLEAELEKIKSEIALVQIKEKEAREKMAELPKQLQHASEEADVAKSAVSSAREELKKATENAEQAKAGANTIESRLLAAQKEMEASKASEELALAAIKALQESESTKTNGNEEDSPNGVTLSVEEYYELSKRAHEAEEQANLKVTAAMSQIEVAKESELKSLSQLEEANKEVEERKEALRIALERAEKAKEGKLGVEQELRNWRAENEQRRKAGELAQNNSPRKSIEEGQELKGIKIEKVVDSSSPPFHYGQGLGLKNVEQIASSKTDSSTSQNSGSPMDNTKSPKGVFGQSNTLKKKRRFLFPRLFMFFSKKKSSPKASS from the exons ATGGGTACGAAAATTGAAGAAAATCAACAGGTTTTAATGGCTCAGGACGAACAGCTGAACACAGAATCTTCAAG TGAAAATATTGAATTGTCTAATGGCATACAAGACAACGCAAAATCTGTGGAAGATCAATTTCTGCTAGATTTGGATGTTGTGGGTACCGGGTCCTCGGTACCGGTTGCAGGGGATTCGGGCAATTTTTCGGAGGGTCCATTGAATGGAGAACTAGATAATCACTTGATTTCAG ATTCTGTGGGCGATCCTGCTAAAGACAATCACGCTTCCTCTGATGGAGATGTTGTCACCAATGTCAAGACTGCTGGGGCTGCAGTTGGAAATGGGACTCCTGTTAGTCCCTCTGCCCTTACTTCTGAGTACGATTTGAACAAAAATCTTATAGATACAGCAGCACCATTTGAATCTGTGAAAGAAGCAGTTTCCAAGTTTGGAGGCATCGTTGACTGGAAAGCTCATAAAGTTCAGACTGTGGAG AGGCGCAAAATAATTGAACAAGAACTTACAAAGGTGCAGCAGGAGATTCCCCTGTACAAGGAACAGACTGAGATGGCTGAAAAATCAAAGATCCAGATACTTAAGGACTTGGAAAACATTAAAAGACTTATTGAAGAACTAAAGCTGAACCTGGAAAGAGCACAGACAGAGGAACGTCAGGCAAAACAGGATTCTGAACTTGCCCAACTTAGAGTTGAAGAGATGGAACAAGGGATTGCCCATGAAGCCAGTGTGGCGGCCAAGCAACAGCTTGAGGTAGCTAAAGCCCGACACGATGCTGCAATTCTTGACCTAAAATCTGTCAAGGAAGAACTGCAACTGTTGCAAAAGGAACATGCTTTTTTATTGACTGAGAAAGAAGATGCTGTGAAGAAAGCTGAAGAAGCTGTCGCTGCATCTAAGGAGATTGAGAAGACAGTGGAGGAATTTACCATTGAACTCATTACTACCAAAGAAACTCTAGAGTCTGCACATGCTGCTCATCTGGAGGCAGAGGAACAAAGAATTGGAGCAGCTATGGCCAAAGACCAAGATAGTCTCACTTGGGATAAGGAATTGAAACAGGCAGAAGAGGATCTGGAGAAACTAAACCAGCAAATTGAGTCAGCCAAAGAGCTAAAATCAAATTTGAACTCAGCATCCAAGCTACTTTCTGATTTGAAAGCTGAATTAGCAGCATACATGGAGTCAAAAGTAAGTCAAGAAATTAGCAATGGTGATAATACACCAGCTCAAGTGAACAAATCTCATGCAGATATGCAAGTGGCAGTTGCTGCAGCAGCTAAGGAACTTCAGGATGTAAAGCTCAACATTGAAAAAGCAACTGATGAAGTAAACTGCTTAAAGGTGGCAGCCACATCATTAAAGACAGAGCTTGAGAAGGAAAAGTTGGAACTGGCCAACCTAAAGCAGAGAGAAGGTATGGCTTCGATTGCAGTTTCATCTCTTGAGGCTGAGTTGGAGAAAATCAAGTCAGAAATAGCTTTGGTTCAGATAAAGGAGAAAGAAGCTAGAGAGAAAATGGCAGAGTTGCCTAAGCAATTGCAGCATGCCTCTGAAGAGGCAGATGTGGCAAAATCAGCTGTTAGTTCAGCTCGTGAAGAGTTGAAGAAGGCAACAGAGAATGCAGAGCAAGCTAAAGCTGGAGCTAATACAATAGAGAGCAGATTGCTTGCTGCTCAAAAGGAGATGGAGGCTTCCAAAGCTTCAGAGGAGCTAGCCCTTGCAGCAATCAAGGCTCTCCAAGAGAGTGAATCAACCAAAACTAATGGCAATGAGGAAGACTCACCTAATGGGGTAACACTTTCTGTAGAAGAGTACTACGAATTGAGCAAAAGGGCTCATGAAGCAGAGGAACAAGCCAACTTGAAGGTAACTGCTGCAATGTCTCAAATTGAGGTAGCCAAAGAATCTGAGTTGAAATCTTTGTCCCAATTGGAAGAGGCAAACAAAGAGGTGGAAGAAAGAAAGGAAGCTCTGAGAATCGCTTTGGAGAGAGCTGAAAAGGCTAAGGAAGGGAAATTGGGTGTAGAACAGGAGTTGAGAAACTGGAGAGCTGAGAATGAACAAAGGCGTAAAGCTGGTGAATTAGCCCAAAATAATAGCCCTAGGAAGAGTATTGAGGAAGGACAAGAATTGAAGGGAATTAAAATAGAGAAGGTAGTTGATTCTTCTTCCCCTCCTTTCCATTATGGACAAGGACTTGGTCTGAAGAATGTGGAGCAGATAGCTAGTTCTAAGACTGATAGTAGCACTTCCCAGAACTCAGGAAGTCCCATGGATAACACTAAAAGTCCAAAGGGAGTATTTGGGCAGAGTAACACATTGAAGAAAAAGCGGAGATTTTTGTTTCCAAGGTTATTTATGTTCTTTTCCAAGAAAAAATCATCTCCAAAGGCATCATCATAA